The genomic stretch CCCTGGGCCGGCCCCCGCCCGGCCTCGCTATGCCTGCTGCCCCGGCTGGAAGAGGACCAGCGGGCTGCCCGGGTCCTGTGGAGCAGGTACGGGCCCCTAGTGCCTGGGGTCAGTTAAAGTAGAACCCAGCGAGGGAGCGGTCCATCCCGCTCTCCAGACCCGGGGCCAAGCACCAGCTGCTCGTCTCTCAAAACCTGAATGAGCATCTCCGGCACGGCACCCCTTCCTTGGCTGCCACCCCTGCGGGGCCCTGGGGACCCTCCTGAGTTGGTGACAggcctccccacccacccacagcaATATGCCAGCCACCATGCCAGAATGGAGGGAGCTGTGTCCAGCCCGGCCGCTGTCACTGCCCTGCAGGATGGCAGGGCGACACCTGCCAGACAGGTGAGGCTGGTTCCACCCTCCGAGAGGGGAGGGGGCCTCCGGGCACCTCCTGTGTGTCCTGGGTAGCCCACCGATGGGTGGGTCTCGAGGGGGCTCAGGGTGGGCGCCCCTGCCTGACAGCCCTTTCCCACAGACGTGGATGAGTGCAGGGCTGGAGGGGGCGGCTGTCCCCAGCGCTGTGTCAATACGGTGGGCAGTTACTGGTGTCAGTGCCGGGAGGGGCACAGCCCATCTGTGGACGGGGCACTCTGCCTGCCCGGGAGAGGGGCCCCCAGGGTGGCCCCGAACCCCGCGACAGGTAAACTCCCCGCTTGCCCCCCTTGCTGATGCGcccggggggtgggcagggagggcccGAGGTGGTGGGGGTGACGGGCGCACTGGAGGGTGGATGGGTGGTGGCTTCCCACGGGGACCACGGGGAGGGCCTCAACTCAGCCCGGAGTGGAAGAAGGCGCCCATGTGTCCCTGCCTGGGCAGCCTGGAGACACAGCACCTCCCTCCGCTGGTGACGGGACATTATTACTTTTGGTACGCGCTGTGACACTTCAAACTCGTACCGTGAGTAATAATGCGCCGTTGGCAGCCCGGCACCGAGAGCGAGAGTGCGGCATGGACCTCAGCCCGGAGCCCCTCAGCATGACGGGGACCCCAGCACCGAGGGGCGGGCGGGGTGAGGCTGCGTCTGCCCAGAGCCACCTTCCGGACCAGGAGGATGGCCTTGGTGGACGGCCAGGACCCAAGGTTGGGGGAGGACTCGCCACAACAGCTGGGGCGGGCACCCGGTGCCCGGGGCTGCGCCCCACACCTGGAGCAGAGGCTGGAGGCCCCGCGTCGGGATGCGAGCCCGGCCCCCCCTGACTCGGCACCCGGCTCTCCCCAGGAGTGGGCAGTGAGGTGAAGGAGGAAATGCAGAGGCTTCAGTCAAGGGTGGACGTGCTGGAGCAGGTGAGGGCTGGGCGGGGTACCCGGGGGCCTCGGCATGGGGGCAGGGCTCAGTAGGGGAGCCCTGGGCGGGAGGCTTCCCCGCTGCTGACAGCCTAGGGTGCCCTTGGCCTGGGCGCCAtgctgggcaggggcagcagacggacaggagggggtggggccaCACAGAGAGCGAGGACTCGGCCCAGCCCACCCCCGCCTTTGTCCCTGCAGGGACAGAGTGCCCCTGCGGCCTTTCCGCAGGGTCCTTGGCCCGAGACCCCtcagcagccctgcccacccctcctaGCTCCTCCAACCAGGGGCCCCAGGCCTCAGGGACCATTGGCCAGGCTGGCCTGTGTGACGTCCGTCTGTG from Phocoena phocoena chromosome 6, mPhoPho1.1, whole genome shotgun sequence encodes the following:
- the EGFL7 gene encoding epidermal growth factor-like protein 7 encodes the protein MWGSQELLLLWSLVLAAGGTEHVYRPGRRVCVIGAPRGPVSESFVQRVYQPFLTTCDGHRACSTYRTLYRTAYRRSPGPAPARPRYACCPGWKRTSGLPGSCGAAICQPPCQNGGSCVQPGRCHCPAGWQGDTCQTDVDECRAGGGGCPQRCVNTVGSYWCQCREGHSPSVDGALCLPGRGAPRVAPNPATGVGSEVKEEMQRLQSRVDVLEQKLQLVLTPLHNLASRALEHGLPDPGSLLAHSLRQLDRIDSLSEQISFLEEQLGSCSCKKEV